From one Methanocalculus alkaliphilus genomic stretch:
- a CDS encoding DUF5350 domain-containing protein yields the protein MGKTGSINWHQIKGNQGQIRLVPQKSGEAKKPGPNQRFKRNAVVKKLEQRMENAAQQGRRGRGPKLADPRVRRHIRRSKKTMMGAKQKSRR from the coding sequence ATGGGAAAGACAGGCAGTATTAACTGGCACCAGATAAAAGGGAACCAGGGACAGATTCGGCTGGTTCCACAGAAGAGTGGTGAGGCAAAGAAGCCAGGGCCAAACCAGCGGTTCAAGAGAAATGCAGTCGTCAAGAAGCTTGAACAGCGGATGGAGAATGCCGCACAGCAGGGTCGCCGTGGGAGAGGGCCAAAACTTGCCGATCCACGTGTCCGTCGCCACATCCGTCGCTCGAAGAAGACGATGATGGGCGCAAAACAGAAATCCAGACGGTAA
- the gatE gene encoding Glu-tRNA(Gln) amidotransferase subunit GatE, which yields MDYEALGLRAGIEIHQQLNTEEKLFCRCPTTLRNIEERNGEIQRYLRATVSEMGTIDRAAEEEMKQMRFFRYYTYDSTCLIEDDDEPPAPMNPEALRITLTIAKLLSMTPIRQVHTMRKMVIDGSNTTGFQRTALIAVEGAVGENCQIESICLEEEAAQRVTDATFSLDRLGIPLVEITTAPCMHTPEEVRDVAAYIGMILRSTGRVKRGLGTIRQDVNISIRDGARIEIKGVQELDLIPEVVSREVQRQVHLLAIRDELNDRGATVPEDGIDITDLFQATKSSILKKAQCIMGATLTGFAGMVGREIQPDRRLGSEMSDYAKKCGVGGIFHTDELPAYGVTEDEVATLRERCQAGPEDCVVIVSGSPDQASCAIRLVLKRARMACEGIPEETRKMLPEGSSAYMRPLPGAARMYPETDILPLEITSEMIDTIVLPELLSEKARRYADEFGIDEAVARQIAFSERFTLFEEAVSTGIKPSLVARTLFGTLRELSRDGVDCGGIPDSEILDLLKRVEDGSVAKEAMPDILRARAGGADLEGAVASVGPLFSVADLEEIVWRIVREREAFIRERGDAALGPVMGVVMKEVRGRIDGQIVADVLKRSIQKIL from the coding sequence ATGGATTATGAAGCTCTGGGCCTGAGAGCCGGGATCGAGATCCATCAGCAGCTGAACACAGAGGAGAAGCTCTTCTGTCGCTGCCCGACGACCCTTCGAAATATTGAAGAGAGAAACGGGGAGATACAGCGGTATCTGAGAGCGACCGTCTCTGAGATGGGGACGATCGATCGTGCTGCAGAAGAGGAGATGAAGCAGATGCGCTTCTTCCGGTATTACACATACGATAGTACCTGCCTCATCGAAGATGATGATGAGCCACCGGCACCGATGAACCCGGAGGCGCTTCGGATAACACTCACCATCGCAAAGCTCCTCTCGATGACCCCGATCAGGCAGGTGCATACGATGAGGAAGATGGTTATTGATGGGTCAAATACAACCGGATTCCAGCGTACTGCACTTATCGCAGTCGAGGGGGCGGTCGGAGAGAACTGTCAGATCGAGTCGATCTGCCTTGAGGAAGAGGCGGCACAGCGGGTGACGGATGCGACATTCTCCCTCGATCGCCTTGGCATACCACTGGTCGAGATCACAACAGCACCCTGCATGCACACCCCTGAGGAGGTTCGGGATGTCGCCGCATATATCGGGATGATCCTCCGTTCAACAGGGAGGGTGAAACGGGGGTTGGGCACAATCCGCCAGGATGTCAATATATCCATCCGTGATGGTGCACGGATTGAGATAAAAGGGGTTCAGGAACTCGATCTCATCCCTGAGGTGGTATCCCGTGAGGTGCAGCGGCAGGTACACCTCCTTGCAATTCGCGATGAGTTGAACGATCGTGGAGCAACAGTCCCTGAGGACGGGATCGATATCACCGACCTCTTCCAAGCCACGAAATCATCCATCCTGAAGAAGGCACAATGTATCATGGGAGCGACCCTCACCGGGTTTGCAGGCATGGTCGGTAGGGAGATCCAGCCGGACCGGCGTCTTGGGAGTGAGATGTCGGATTATGCAAAGAAGTGCGGTGTTGGAGGAATCTTTCATACCGACGAGCTGCCGGCGTATGGTGTGACAGAAGATGAGGTGGCAACCCTCAGGGAGAGGTGCCAGGCGGGGCCGGAGGATTGCGTCGTCATCGTCTCGGGTTCTCCCGATCAGGCATCCTGTGCGATACGCCTTGTTCTGAAGCGTGCCCGGATGGCATGCGAAGGCATCCCCGAGGAGACGCGAAAGATGCTCCCTGAAGGGAGTTCTGCGTATATGCGGCCACTCCCCGGTGCGGCCAGAATGTATCCCGAGACCGATATCCTGCCACTGGAGATCACCAGTGAGATGATCGACACAATAGTCCTTCCAGAGCTTCTTTCAGAGAAGGCACGACGGTATGCAGATGAGTTTGGCATCGATGAAGCGGTTGCACGGCAGATTGCATTCTCTGAGCGTTTCACCCTCTTTGAAGAGGCGGTCAGCACCGGAATAAAACCATCACTTGTGGCGAGAACACTCTTTGGAACCCTCAGGGAGCTCTCCAGGGATGGCGTTGACTGTGGAGGCATCCCGGATAGCGAGATCCTCGATCTCCTGAAGCGCGTAGAGGATGGTTCCGTTGCAAAAGAGGCGATGCCCGATATTCTGCGTGCACGTGCCGGTGGTGCGGATCTGGAAGGGGCGGTCGCCTCGGTCGGCCCACTCTTTTCTGTTGCCGATCTCGAAGAGATCGTTTGGAGGATCGTCAGGGAGAGGGAGGCATTCATCCGGGAGCGAGGAGATGCCGCACTCGGCCCGGTGATGGGTGTGGTGATGAAAGAGGTTCGCGGAAGGATCGATGGCCAGATTGTGGCCGATGTCCTGAAACGATCCATACAAAAGATATTGTAA
- the gatD gene encoding Glu-tRNA(Gln) amidotransferase subunit GatD, translating to MKAGDRVRCSPGREGTEGVFIAERDGIAVVKLKSGYNIGVPASDIEFISSGEEMMMQPPSVTQNPDLPLFSIISTGGTIASRVDYRTGAVTSQSTAEEIIRAVPRLATLGRYRTRQPFITLSENIQPSMWMDLARSVYEEITNGARGIIVTHGTDTMAYSASALSFMLKNPVPVIFVGSQRSADRPSSDNVMNTLCSVAAADSDLGEVAVCMHATQSDDICAIHRATRVRKMHTSRRDAFQSIGIPPIATVSYPDLQVTPGPDAIRRASDEPSLADRLEERCSLISFHPGMSPAILEGYRGCRGVVITGTGLGHTSTELIGGIRELIEDGTTVIMTTQCLQGRVCDRVYDTGRDLMAAGVIGGEDMLPEIALVKLMWVLGQTDDQEEIKRMMQANLKGEINRRSVHGL from the coding sequence ATGAAGGCAGGAGATCGGGTTCGCTGCTCTCCCGGGAGAGAGGGGACCGAGGGTGTCTTTATCGCAGAGAGAGATGGAATAGCGGTGGTGAAACTCAAGTCAGGGTACAACATCGGGGTGCCTGCATCAGATATAGAATTCATCAGCTCAGGTGAGGAGATGATGATGCAGCCCCCTTCTGTGACCCAGAACCCGGACCTTCCGTTATTCTCCATTATATCAACAGGAGGGACGATTGCATCCCGTGTCGATTACCGGACCGGGGCAGTAACGAGCCAGTCAACTGCTGAGGAGATCATCAGGGCAGTTCCGCGGCTGGCAACACTGGGCCGGTATCGTACCAGGCAGCCATTCATAACACTCTCAGAGAATATCCAGCCATCAATGTGGATGGATCTTGCGCGTTCTGTCTATGAGGAGATCACCAATGGCGCCCGTGGTATCATCGTCACCCATGGAACCGACACAATGGCATATTCGGCTTCAGCCCTGAGTTTCATGCTCAAAAACCCGGTGCCCGTCATCTTCGTCGGCTCACAGCGATCGGCGGATCGACCAAGCAGTGACAATGTCATGAATACACTCTGTAGTGTTGCTGCTGCGGATTCGGATCTCGGGGAGGTTGCTGTGTGTATGCATGCAACCCAGAGTGATGATATCTGTGCCATCCACCGTGCAACACGCGTCAGGAAGATGCACACCTCACGCCGGGATGCATTCCAGAGCATCGGCATCCCTCCGATTGCGACAGTCTCATATCCTGATCTTCAGGTGACACCAGGCCCCGATGCCATACGGCGTGCTTCAGATGAGCCATCCCTTGCAGACAGGCTCGAGGAGCGATGCAGTCTCATCTCATTCCACCCCGGAATGTCCCCTGCGATCCTTGAAGGGTACCGTGGATGCCGGGGCGTTGTCATCACCGGGACCGGGCTTGGGCATACCAGCACTGAGTTGATCGGTGGCATTCGGGAGCTCATTGAGGACGGAACAACAGTTATTATGACAACACAGTGCCTCCAGGGACGGGTCTGTGACCGCGTGTATGATACCGGAAGAGATCTGATGGCAGCAGGCGTCATCGGAGGCGAGGATATGCTCCCTGAGATCGCCCTTGTCAAGCTGATGTGGGTTCTCGGTCAGACCGACGATCAGGAGGAGATAAAGAGGATGATGCAGGCGAATCTGAAAGGTGAGATCAACAGGAGGTCGGTCCATGGATTATGA
- the argH gene encoding argininosuccinate lyase, protein MRQDQIREGRLSGERNDQIARYLSSMEADRKIAHADLLVDMAHLAMLSDQKLIGEEQAGMIARSLLKMKRNGIPEEAFDERFEDIHAGIEGELIADAGIEAGGRLHMARSRNDEVATCLRVRSRQDILKIAGSLSVLRSILIRSAEEHIGTVMPGFTHLQHAQPTTLAHHLLAYEEAFSRDSERLLDAYRRVNRSPLGSAAFASTGFPIDRRMTADLLGFDDILGNSMDAVSARDFALEILSALTIMMTNVSRLCEELILWSSAFVRFVELDDAYCSTSSIMPQKKNPDCAEIMRGHAGSVAGAFQAVAVSVKGLPMSYNRDLQTLTPHLWRGIEDAAASIDILAGMIGTAAFNTERMREESDRGFSTATELADTLVREFGLPFRTAHNIVGRAVRSGEITTATLEEAGREMGGISLAERGLSAERIQQALDPDTVIDTREVAGGPGKGVMQEAILRRRDALKESEMMITTHIHALQRAEEDLMTVLRRLAGE, encoded by the coding sequence ATGCGACAGGACCAGATACGGGAGGGGAGGCTCTCTGGTGAACGGAACGATCAGATTGCCCGGTATCTCTCGTCAATGGAAGCTGACAGGAAGATCGCTCATGCGGATCTCCTCGTTGATATGGCCCACCTCGCCATGCTATCAGATCAGAAACTGATTGGAGAGGAGCAGGCCGGAATGATAGCCCGATCTCTTCTGAAGATGAAGAGGAACGGTATTCCGGAAGAGGCATTCGACGAGCGGTTTGAGGATATTCATGCCGGTATTGAGGGAGAGCTGATAGCCGATGCAGGGATCGAGGCTGGCGGGCGTCTCCACATGGCACGTTCACGAAATGATGAGGTCGCAACATGCCTCAGGGTTCGGTCGCGCCAGGATATACTGAAAATAGCCGGCTCACTGTCAGTACTTCGGAGCATTCTGATCAGGAGTGCAGAAGAACATATCGGGACAGTAATGCCGGGGTTCACCCATCTCCAGCATGCCCAGCCAACGACCCTTGCCCACCATCTCCTTGCATATGAAGAGGCCTTTTCCAGGGATTCTGAGCGGCTTCTGGATGCATACCGGCGGGTGAACCGTTCCCCCCTTGGATCTGCCGCCTTTGCATCGACCGGGTTTCCGATTGACCGAAGAATGACGGCAGATCTGCTCGGTTTTGATGATATTCTGGGAAATTCAATGGATGCCGTGTCTGCACGGGATTTTGCTCTTGAGATACTCTCTGCGCTGACGATAATGATGACAAATGTCAGCCGTCTCTGCGAAGAGCTGATCCTCTGGAGCAGTGCCTTCGTCAGATTTGTCGAGCTGGATGATGCCTACTGCTCGACGAGCTCCATCATGCCGCAGAAGAAGAATCCGGACTGTGCAGAGATTATGCGAGGCCACGCAGGCTCAGTAGCCGGTGCGTTTCAGGCGGTGGCCGTCTCCGTCAAGGGCCTTCCAATGAGCTATAACCGGGATCTCCAGACGCTGACCCCCCACCTCTGGAGAGGGATCGAAGACGCTGCCGCAAGTATTGATATCCTTGCCGGGATGATCGGGACGGCGGCCTTCAATACTGAAAGGATGCGGGAGGAGAGCGACCGGGGTTTCTCCACGGCAACAGAGCTTGCAGATACACTTGTGCGGGAGTTTGGCCTTCCATTCAGAACCGCTCACAACATCGTCGGCCGGGCGGTTCGATCGGGGGAGATTACCACCGCCACACTGGAAGAAGCAGGCCGGGAGATGGGGGGAATCTCCCTGGCCGAAAGAGGTCTCTCCGCAGAGAGGATCCAACAGGCCCTTGACCCTGATACGGTGATCGATACCAGGGAGGTTGCGGGAGGACCCGGGAAAGGTGTCATGCAGGAGGCGATCCTCCGACGAAGAGACGCACTCAAAGAGAGTGAGATGATGATCACCACACACATACATGCACTACAGAGAGCAGAAGAGGATCTGATGACAGTACTACGGAGGCTGGCGGGAGAATGA